Proteins encoded in a region of the Trichosurus vulpecula isolate mTriVul1 chromosome 9, mTriVul1.pri, whole genome shotgun sequence genome:
- the MAZ gene encoding myc-associated zinc finger protein isoform X4 gives MDPGNWSSFIFQGHAQNPLQVGAELQSRFFASQGCNQSPFQAAPAPPPTPQAPSAEPLQVDLLPVLAAAQESAAAVAAAAAAAAAAAAAPPATATASTVDTAALKQPPAPPPPPPPTSAPAPEAAPPATIAAATATAAAAPTSTAVVAPVATALEKKSKSKGPYICALCAKEFKNGYNLRRHEAIHTGAKAGRAGPGAMRMPTMVPLSLLSVPATLGGAGGGGGEGGAGGGGAGVGGGGVVTTTASGKRIRKNHACEMCGKAFRDVYHLNRHKLSHSDEKPYQCPVCQQRFKRKDRMSYHVRSHDGAVHKPYNCSHCGKSFSRPDHLNSHVRQVHSTERPFKCATCEAAFATKDRLRAHTVRHEEKVPCHVCGKMLSAAYISDHMKVHSQGPHHVCELCNKGTGEVCPMAAAASAAAAAAAAAAAVAAATPTAVGSLSGAEGVPVSSQPLPSQPW, from the exons aTGGATCCAGGCAACTGGAGCAGCTTCATCTTCCAG GGTCACGCCCAGAATCCCCTGCAGGTCGGGGCTGAGCTTCAGTCCCGGTTCTTTGCATCCCAGGGCTGCAACCAGAGTCCATTCCAG GCTGCCCCAGCCCCCCCACCGACTCCTCAGGCCCCATCCGCCGAGCCCCTCCAGGTTGACCTCCTCCCCGTCCTCGCCGCAGCCCAGGAATCTGCTGCTGCTGTGGCGGCGGCAGCCGCGGCGGCGGCCGCAGCCGCTGCCGCCCCCCCAGCCACTGCCACAGCTTCCACGGTGGACACGGCGGCCCTGAAACAGCCCCCCGcgccacctccgccaccccctcCGACCTCCGCGCCAGCTCCCGAAGCTGCCCCTCCAGCTACAAtcgctgctgctactgccacggCTGCTGCTGCCCCGACCTCCACGGCCGTCGTAGCTCCTGTGGCTACTGCTCTGGAGAAGAAGTCAAAGAGCAAAGGGCCGTATATCTGTGCCCTCTGTGCCAAGGAGTTTAAGAACGGCTATAACCTTCGACGGCATGAAGCCATCCATACGGGTGCCAAGGCCGGGCGGGCCGGCCCCGGTGCTATGAGGATGCCCACCATGGTGCCCCTCAGCCTCCTAAGTGTGCCAGCGACACTGGGCGGAGCTGGCGGGGGTGGGGGCGAAGGGGGCGCCGGGGGTGGAGGGGCCGGAGTTGGAGGCGGCGGAGTGGTCACCACCACGGCCTCCGGGAAGCGGATCCGGAAGAACCACGCGTGTGAGATGTGCGGAAAGGCCTTCCGTGACGTGTACCACCTGAACCGGCACAAGCTGTCACACTCTGACGAGAAGCCGTACCAGTGCCCCGTGTGTCAGCAGCGCTTCAAGCGCAAGGACCGCATGAGCTACCATGTGCGCTCACATGACGGCGCTGTGCACAAGCCCTACAACTGCTCCCACTGTGGCAAGAGCTTTTCCCG GCCAGACCACCTCAACAGCCACGTCAGACAGGTGCACTCAACAGAACGGCCCTTCAAATGTGCG ACATGTGAAGCAGCATTTGCTACCAAGGACCGACTTCGAGCACATACGGTGCGGCATGAAGAGAAGGTGCCATGCCATGTATGTGGCAAGATGCTGAGCGCAGCCTACATCTCTGACCACATGAAGGTGCACAGCCAGGGGCCTCACCACGTCTGCGAGCTCTGCAACAAAG GTACAGGTGAGGTCTGTCCTATGGCGGCAGCAGCAtcagcggcggcagcggcggcggcggcagcagcagcagttgcaGCAGCTACCCCCACAGCTGTGGGCTCCCTTTCTGGGGCAGAGGGTGTCCCTGTGAGCTCTCAGCCACTTCCCTCACAGCCCTGGTGA
- the MAZ gene encoding myc-associated zinc finger protein isoform X3 — MTLLIQGAPEPVLRGRYPKYSFPLFLTPHWLEAMFPVFPCTLLAPPFPVLGLDSRGVGNLMNSFPPPQGHAQNPLQVGAELQSRFFASQGCNQSPFQAAPAPPPTPQAPSAEPLQVDLLPVLAAAQESAAAVAAAAAAAAAAAAAPPATATASTVDTAALKQPPAPPPPPPPTSAPAPEAAPPATIAAATATAAAAPTSTAVVAPVATALEKKSKSKGPYICALCAKEFKNGYNLRRHEAIHTGAKAGRAGPGAMRMPTMVPLSLLSVPATLGGAGGGGGEGGAGGGGAGVGGGGVVTTTASGKRIRKNHACEMCGKAFRDVYHLNRHKLSHSDEKPYQCPVCQQRFKRKDRMSYHVRSHDGAVHKPYNCSHCGKSFSRPDHLNSHVRQVHSTERPFKCATCEAAFATKDRLRAHTVRHEEKVPCHVCGKMLSAAYISDHMKVHSQGPHHVCELCNKGTGEVCPMAAAASAAAAAAAAAAAVAAATPTAVGSLSGAEGVPVSSQPLPSQP; from the exons ATGACACTTTTAATCCAGGGAGCTCCAGAACCTGTTTTAAGGGGTCGTTACCCCAAgtactctttccctctcttcctcacacCCCACTGGCTGGAGGCCATGTTTCCTGTTTTCCCTTGCACCCTCCTGGCCCCCCCATTCCCTGTATTGGGATTGGATTCCAGGGGGGTTGGCAATCTAATGAACTCTTTTCCCCCACCTCAGGGTCACGCCCAGAATCCCCTGCAGGTCGGGGCTGAGCTTCAGTCCCGGTTCTTTGCATCCCAGGGCTGCAACCAGAGTCCATTCCAG GCTGCCCCAGCCCCCCCACCGACTCCTCAGGCCCCATCCGCCGAGCCCCTCCAGGTTGACCTCCTCCCCGTCCTCGCCGCAGCCCAGGAATCTGCTGCTGCTGTGGCGGCGGCAGCCGCGGCGGCGGCCGCAGCCGCTGCCGCCCCCCCAGCCACTGCCACAGCTTCCACGGTGGACACGGCGGCCCTGAAACAGCCCCCCGcgccacctccgccaccccctcCGACCTCCGCGCCAGCTCCCGAAGCTGCCCCTCCAGCTACAAtcgctgctgctactgccacggCTGCTGCTGCCCCGACCTCCACGGCCGTCGTAGCTCCTGTGGCTACTGCTCTGGAGAAGAAGTCAAAGAGCAAAGGGCCGTATATCTGTGCCCTCTGTGCCAAGGAGTTTAAGAACGGCTATAACCTTCGACGGCATGAAGCCATCCATACGGGTGCCAAGGCCGGGCGGGCCGGCCCCGGTGCTATGAGGATGCCCACCATGGTGCCCCTCAGCCTCCTAAGTGTGCCAGCGACACTGGGCGGAGCTGGCGGGGGTGGGGGCGAAGGGGGCGCCGGGGGTGGAGGGGCCGGAGTTGGAGGCGGCGGAGTGGTCACCACCACGGCCTCCGGGAAGCGGATCCGGAAGAACCACGCGTGTGAGATGTGCGGAAAGGCCTTCCGTGACGTGTACCACCTGAACCGGCACAAGCTGTCACACTCTGACGAGAAGCCGTACCAGTGCCCCGTGTGTCAGCAGCGCTTCAAGCGCAAGGACCGCATGAGCTACCATGTGCGCTCACATGACGGCGCTGTGCACAAGCCCTACAACTGCTCCCACTGTGGCAAGAGCTTTTCCCG GCCAGACCACCTCAACAGCCACGTCAGACAGGTGCACTCAACAGAACGGCCCTTCAAATGTGCG ACATGTGAAGCAGCATTTGCTACCAAGGACCGACTTCGAGCACATACGGTGCGGCATGAAGAGAAGGTGCCATGCCATGTATGTGGCAAGATGCTGAGCGCAGCCTACATCTCTGACCACATGAAGGTGCACAGCCAGGGGCCTCACCACGTCTGCGAGCTCTGCAACAAAG GTACAGGTGAGGTCTGTCCTATGGCGGCAGCAGCAtcagcggcggcagcggcggcggcggcagcagcagcagttgcaGCAGCTACCCCCACAGCTGTGGGCTCCCTTTCTGGGGCAGAGGGTGTCCCTGTGAGCTCTCAGCCACTTCCCTCACAGCCCTG A
- the MAZ gene encoding myc-associated zinc finger protein isoform X2, giving the protein MTLLIQGAPEPVLRGRYPKYSFPLFLTPHWLEAMFPVFPCTLLAPPFPVLGLDSRGVGNLMNSFPPPQGHAQNPLQVGAELQSRFFASQGCNQSPFQAAPAPPPTPQAPSAEPLQVDLLPVLAAAQESAAAVAAAAAAAAAAAAAPPATATASTVDTAALKQPPAPPPPPPPTSAPAPEAAPPATIAAATATAAAAPTSTAVVAPVATALEKKSKSKGPYICALCAKEFKNGYNLRRHEAIHTGAKAGRAGPGAMRMPTMVPLSLLSVPATLGGAGGGGGEGGAGGGGAGVGGGGVVTTTASGKRIRKNHACEMCGKAFRDVYHLNRHKLSHSDEKPYQCPVCQQRFKRKDRMSYHVRSHDGAVHKPYNCSHCGKSFSRPDHLNSHVRQVHSTERPFKCATCEAAFATKDRLRAHTVRHEEKVPCHVCGKMLSAAYISDHMKVHSQGPHHVCELCNKGTGEVCPMAAAASAAAAAAAAAAAVAAATPTAVGSLSGAEGVPVSSQPLPSQPW; this is encoded by the exons ATGACACTTTTAATCCAGGGAGCTCCAGAACCTGTTTTAAGGGGTCGTTACCCCAAgtactctttccctctcttcctcacacCCCACTGGCTGGAGGCCATGTTTCCTGTTTTCCCTTGCACCCTCCTGGCCCCCCCATTCCCTGTATTGGGATTGGATTCCAGGGGGGTTGGCAATCTAATGAACTCTTTTCCCCCACCTCAGGGTCACGCCCAGAATCCCCTGCAGGTCGGGGCTGAGCTTCAGTCCCGGTTCTTTGCATCCCAGGGCTGCAACCAGAGTCCATTCCAG GCTGCCCCAGCCCCCCCACCGACTCCTCAGGCCCCATCCGCCGAGCCCCTCCAGGTTGACCTCCTCCCCGTCCTCGCCGCAGCCCAGGAATCTGCTGCTGCTGTGGCGGCGGCAGCCGCGGCGGCGGCCGCAGCCGCTGCCGCCCCCCCAGCCACTGCCACAGCTTCCACGGTGGACACGGCGGCCCTGAAACAGCCCCCCGcgccacctccgccaccccctcCGACCTCCGCGCCAGCTCCCGAAGCTGCCCCTCCAGCTACAAtcgctgctgctactgccacggCTGCTGCTGCCCCGACCTCCACGGCCGTCGTAGCTCCTGTGGCTACTGCTCTGGAGAAGAAGTCAAAGAGCAAAGGGCCGTATATCTGTGCCCTCTGTGCCAAGGAGTTTAAGAACGGCTATAACCTTCGACGGCATGAAGCCATCCATACGGGTGCCAAGGCCGGGCGGGCCGGCCCCGGTGCTATGAGGATGCCCACCATGGTGCCCCTCAGCCTCCTAAGTGTGCCAGCGACACTGGGCGGAGCTGGCGGGGGTGGGGGCGAAGGGGGCGCCGGGGGTGGAGGGGCCGGAGTTGGAGGCGGCGGAGTGGTCACCACCACGGCCTCCGGGAAGCGGATCCGGAAGAACCACGCGTGTGAGATGTGCGGAAAGGCCTTCCGTGACGTGTACCACCTGAACCGGCACAAGCTGTCACACTCTGACGAGAAGCCGTACCAGTGCCCCGTGTGTCAGCAGCGCTTCAAGCGCAAGGACCGCATGAGCTACCATGTGCGCTCACATGACGGCGCTGTGCACAAGCCCTACAACTGCTCCCACTGTGGCAAGAGCTTTTCCCG GCCAGACCACCTCAACAGCCACGTCAGACAGGTGCACTCAACAGAACGGCCCTTCAAATGTGCG ACATGTGAAGCAGCATTTGCTACCAAGGACCGACTTCGAGCACATACGGTGCGGCATGAAGAGAAGGTGCCATGCCATGTATGTGGCAAGATGCTGAGCGCAGCCTACATCTCTGACCACATGAAGGTGCACAGCCAGGGGCCTCACCACGTCTGCGAGCTCTGCAACAAAG GTACAGGTGAGGTCTGTCCTATGGCGGCAGCAGCAtcagcggcggcagcggcggcggcggcagcagcagcagttgcaGCAGCTACCCCCACAGCTGTGGGCTCCCTTTCTGGGGCAGAGGGTGTCCCTGTGAGCTCTCAGCCACTTCCCTCACAGCCCTGGTGA
- the MAZ gene encoding myc-associated zinc finger protein isoform X1, with the protein MTLLIQGAPEPVLRGRYPKYSFPLFLTPHWLEAMFPVFPCTLLAPPFPVLGLDSRGVGNLMNSFPPPQGHAQNPLQVGAELQSRFFASQGCNQSPFQAAPAPPPTPQAPSAEPLQVDLLPVLAAAQESAAAVAAAAAAAAAAAAAPPATATASTVDTAALKQPPAPPPPPPPTSAPAPEAAPPATIAAATATAAAAPTSTAVVAPVATALEKKSKSKGPYICALCAKEFKNGYNLRRHEAIHTGAKAGRAGPGAMRMPTMVPLSLLSVPATLGGAGGGGGEGGAGGGGAGVGGGGVVTTTASGKRIRKNHACEMCGKAFRDVYHLNRHKLSHSDEKPYQCPVCQQRFKRKDRMSYHVRSHDGAVHKPYNCSHCGKSFSRPDHLNSHVRQVHSTERPFKCATCEAAFATKDRLRAHTVRHEEKVPCHVCGKMLSAAYISDHMKVHSQGPHHVCELCNKGFTTAAYLRVHAVKDHGLQAPRPDRLLCKLCSVHCKTPTQLAGHMQTHLGGGAPPVPGDAPQPQPPPPQPTC; encoded by the exons ATGACACTTTTAATCCAGGGAGCTCCAGAACCTGTTTTAAGGGGTCGTTACCCCAAgtactctttccctctcttcctcacacCCCACTGGCTGGAGGCCATGTTTCCTGTTTTCCCTTGCACCCTCCTGGCCCCCCCATTCCCTGTATTGGGATTGGATTCCAGGGGGGTTGGCAATCTAATGAACTCTTTTCCCCCACCTCAGGGTCACGCCCAGAATCCCCTGCAGGTCGGGGCTGAGCTTCAGTCCCGGTTCTTTGCATCCCAGGGCTGCAACCAGAGTCCATTCCAG GCTGCCCCAGCCCCCCCACCGACTCCTCAGGCCCCATCCGCCGAGCCCCTCCAGGTTGACCTCCTCCCCGTCCTCGCCGCAGCCCAGGAATCTGCTGCTGCTGTGGCGGCGGCAGCCGCGGCGGCGGCCGCAGCCGCTGCCGCCCCCCCAGCCACTGCCACAGCTTCCACGGTGGACACGGCGGCCCTGAAACAGCCCCCCGcgccacctccgccaccccctcCGACCTCCGCGCCAGCTCCCGAAGCTGCCCCTCCAGCTACAAtcgctgctgctactgccacggCTGCTGCTGCCCCGACCTCCACGGCCGTCGTAGCTCCTGTGGCTACTGCTCTGGAGAAGAAGTCAAAGAGCAAAGGGCCGTATATCTGTGCCCTCTGTGCCAAGGAGTTTAAGAACGGCTATAACCTTCGACGGCATGAAGCCATCCATACGGGTGCCAAGGCCGGGCGGGCCGGCCCCGGTGCTATGAGGATGCCCACCATGGTGCCCCTCAGCCTCCTAAGTGTGCCAGCGACACTGGGCGGAGCTGGCGGGGGTGGGGGCGAAGGGGGCGCCGGGGGTGGAGGGGCCGGAGTTGGAGGCGGCGGAGTGGTCACCACCACGGCCTCCGGGAAGCGGATCCGGAAGAACCACGCGTGTGAGATGTGCGGAAAGGCCTTCCGTGACGTGTACCACCTGAACCGGCACAAGCTGTCACACTCTGACGAGAAGCCGTACCAGTGCCCCGTGTGTCAGCAGCGCTTCAAGCGCAAGGACCGCATGAGCTACCATGTGCGCTCACATGACGGCGCTGTGCACAAGCCCTACAACTGCTCCCACTGTGGCAAGAGCTTTTCCCG GCCAGACCACCTCAACAGCCACGTCAGACAGGTGCACTCAACAGAACGGCCCTTCAAATGTGCG ACATGTGAAGCAGCATTTGCTACCAAGGACCGACTTCGAGCACATACGGTGCGGCATGAAGAGAAGGTGCCATGCCATGTATGTGGCAAGATGCTGAGCGCAGCCTACATCTCTGACCACATGAAGGTGCACAGCCAGGGGCCTCACCACGTCTGCGAGCTCTGCAACAAAG GCTTCACCACGGCGGCATACCTGCGCGTCCATGCGGTGAAGGACCACGGGCTCCAGGCCCCCCGGCCCGACCGGCTCCTGTGCAAGCTCTGCAGCGTGCACTGCAAGACCCCTACCCAGCTGGCTGGCCACATGCAGACCCATCTCGGGGGGGGCGCACCCCCTGTCCCCGGAGACGCCCCCCAGCCACAGCCGCCACCGCCGCAGCCCACCTGCTGA
- the PRRT2 gene encoding proline-rich transmembrane protein 2, producing MASSGSDGAEMKGDEEGTSAQGEGTGTTPGAETTLPQAPAGAQDIKETPQRGSDSTRPSDEGLEVGTSPEQTIKTSEAPEGIPNPAKNIDSITDPGSSLAEQTPGADSHPQPETYKESVPAPEGSKEPAPEGSKESAPEGSKESAQEGSKESAPVLEVNKEPSPIPSPEAEQETKQEPVSDLRPVPQPTSPVQKAKPISTAPEDLTEDLMEKQENGAAVPVQAGEGDKGTIPQPHSPPPPKGPPANGAPPKVLQQLVDEERGVGGHGAKPGSPRGSLSRQPSSLLGGPGVEGGEEIPKPRDYIIIAILSCFCPMWPVNIVAFAYAIMSRNSLQQGDVDGAQRLGRVAKLLSIVALVGGVLIIIASCIINFGLFK from the exons ATGGCATCCAGTGGCTCTGATGGGGCAGAGATGAAGGGGGATGAGGAGGGTACCTCAGCCCAGGGCGAGGGGACTGGAACTACTCCTGGAGCAGAGACCACCCTTCCCCAGGCTCCAGCTGGGGCCCAGGACATCAAAGAGACCCCCCAAAGGGGTTCAGATTCCACCAGACCCTCAGATGAAGGCCTAGAAGTGGGGACATCCCCTGAACAGACAATAAAAACTTCAGAGGCACCAGAAGGGATCCCAAACCCAGCCAAGAACATAGACTCCATAACAGACCCTGGAAGTTCACTGGCAGAACAGACCCCTGGAGCCGACTCACATCCTCAGCCAGAAACCTACAAAGAATCTGTCCCAGCCCCAGAAGGGAGCAAAGAGCCAGCCCCAGAAGGGAGCAAAGAGTCCGCCCCAGAAGGGAGCAAAGAGTCCGCCCAAGAAGGGAGCAAAGAGTCCGCCCCAGTTCTAGAAGTAAACAAAGAACCATCTCCAATCCCAAGCCCAGAAGCAGAACAGGAGACTAAGCAGGAACCAGTGTCTGACCTCAGGCCAGTCCCCCAGCCTACATCTCCTGTCCAAAAGGCAAAGCCTATCTCCACAGCCCCTGAGGACCTAACGGAGGACCTGATggagaaacaagagaatggggcAGCAGTGCCAGTGCAGGCTGGAGAGGGGGACAAGGGCACAATTCCTCAGCCCCACTCTCCTCCTCCACCCAAAGGCCCTCCAGCCAATGGGGCACCCCCAAAAGTGCTCCAGCAGCTGGTGGATGAGGAGAGAGGAGTTGGGGGGCATGGTGCAAAGCCTGGCTCCCCCAGAGGCAGCCTAAGCCGCCAGCCCAGCTCCCTGCTAGGGGGGCCAGGAGTTGAGGGGGGCGAAGAGATCCCAAAGCCACGTGACTACATCATCATCGCCATCCTGTCTTGCTTCTGCCCAATGTGGCCTGTCAACATTGTGGCTTTTGCTTATGCCATCATG TCTCGGAACAGTCTACAGCAGGGTGATGTGGATGGAGCTCAGCGCCTGGGAAGGGTGGCCAAGCTGTTGAGTATCGTGGCATTGGTGGGTGGGGTCCTCATCATCATTGCCTCCTGTATCATCAACTTTGGAT TATTTAAATGA